The Nocardioides pantholopis genome window below encodes:
- a CDS encoding NAD-dependent deacylase yields the protein MRIVVLTGAGISAESGVPTFRDADGLWAGHRVEDVATPEAFEHQPGVVQRFYDTRRAALAAVEPNPAHEALARLERAIGDDLLVVTQNIDDLHERAGSHRVLHMHGELLSALCVACREQVPWSGDLADQPPCPRCGAVALRPDVVWFGEIPYGMDHILEALEGCDLFVSIGTSGAVYPAAGFVQAAASYGARTLELNLEPSEGSVYFDESRLGPAGELVPAWVDQLLGR from the coding sequence ATGAGGATCGTCGTGCTGACCGGGGCCGGCATCTCGGCGGAGAGCGGGGTGCCGACGTTCCGCGACGCCGACGGGCTGTGGGCCGGGCACCGGGTCGAGGACGTGGCCACGCCCGAGGCGTTCGAGCACCAGCCGGGGGTCGTGCAGCGCTTCTACGACACCCGGCGGGCCGCGCTGGCCGCCGTCGAGCCCAACCCCGCGCACGAGGCGCTGGCGCGCCTGGAGCGGGCGATCGGCGACGACCTGCTGGTGGTCACCCAGAACATCGACGACCTGCACGAGCGCGCCGGCTCGCACCGCGTGCTGCACATGCACGGGGAGCTGCTCTCCGCCCTGTGCGTGGCCTGCCGGGAGCAGGTGCCGTGGTCCGGCGACCTCGCCGACCAGCCGCCGTGCCCCCGCTGCGGCGCGGTCGCGCTGCGCCCGGACGTCGTCTGGTTCGGGGAGATCCCCTACGGGATGGACCACATCCTCGAGGCCCTCGAGGGCTGCGACCTGTTCGTCTCCATCGGCACCTCCGGCGCCGTCTACCCCGCCGCGGGCTTCGTGCAGGCCGCCGCGTCGTACGGCGCCCGGACCCTCGAGCTCAACCTGGAGCCCAGCGAGGGCAGCGTCTACTTCGACGAGTCGCGGCTCGGTCCCGCCGGCGAGCTGGTGCCGGCGTGGGTGGACCAGCTGCTGGGTCGCTGA